The Aerococcaceae bacterium DSM 111021 DNA segment TAAAGCTGATTCGGATATACTCATTGTAATTGGTATTGGTGGATCATATTTAGGTGCTAAAGCAGCAATCGAATTCTTAAATGATTCTTTCTATAATATAAAAGCAGGTCGAAAAGGGAATCCTCAAGTAATTTTTGCAGGGAATAGTATCAGTTCTACATACCTACATGATTTAGTTGACTTAGTTGGAGAACGTGACTTTTCAGTAAATATCATCTCTAAATCTGGTACAACAACTGAACCTTCAATTGCATTCCGTGTATTTAAAGAACTACTTGATAAAAAGTACGGACACGAAGAAGCAGTTAAACGTATTTATGCAACAACAGATAAAGAGCGAGGAGCTTTAAAGTCAGAAGCTAATGCTGAAGGTTATGAAACATTTATTATTCCAGATGGTATTGGTGGCCGCTTTACAGTGTTAACTGCGGTTGGATTATTACCGATTGCAGTTGCTGGTGGGGATATCGATGCCTTAATGGCTGGAGCACGTGAAGGAATGGAAGAGTACAGTAATCCAGATATTATGGAGAATAGTGCTTATCAATACGCTGCAATTCGCAATTTCTTCTACAAAAAAGGTAAAAATATTGAAATACTAGCAAATTACGAACCTGGTATGCAATACTTCTCAGAATGGTGGAAACAATTATTTGGAGAGTCAGAAGGTAAAGACCAAAAAGGAATTTATCCAGCGAGTGCGAATTTCTCAACGGATTTACATTCTATTGGACAAACAATTCAAGATGGTCAACGTAATATCTTCGAAACAGTTTTAAAAGTTGAATCACCAAGACATGATATTGATATTCCTAAGGCTGAGGAAGACCTAGATGGCTTAGGCTATTTAGAAGGTAAAACAATTGATTTTGTAAATACAAAAGCATTTGAGGGAACACTACTTGCTCATACTGATGGTAATGTACCAAACTTATTAGTAACTATCCCAGCAATGGATGAGAAAT contains these protein-coding regions:
- a CDS encoding glucose-6-phosphate isomerase, producing the protein MTNLKFDYSKALSFFKEHELTQIKPYIELAHKQLHDKSGAGNEYLDWVEWPETYDKEEYARIKTASEKIKADSDILIVIGIGGSYLGAKAAIEFLNDSFYNIKAGRKGNPQVIFAGNSISSTYLHDLVDLVGERDFSVNIISKSGTTTEPSIAFRVFKELLDKKYGHEEAVKRIYATTDKERGALKSEANAEGYETFIIPDGIGGRFTVLTAVGLLPIAVAGGDIDALMAGAREGMEEYSNPDIMENSAYQYAAIRNFFYKKGKNIEILANYEPGMQYFSEWWKQLFGESEGKDQKGIYPASANFSTDLHSIGQTIQDGQRNIFETVLKVESPRHDIDIPKAEEDLDGLGYLEGKTIDFVNTKAFEGTLLAHTDGNVPNLLVTIPAMDEKSLGHLIYFFEKAVGISGYLNGVNPFDQPGVEDYKRNMFALLGKPGFEDLAKELNERL